The region TAAACCGGAGTTGAGATCTTGCACTTTAACCTCATAACCTTGGGCTTCAAATTGAGGAACCCATTTTTCTGCCGATGTGCCTTTCTCGATTTCCATTTGACCAAAGCGGTTGAGAATGTGCGGCAGGCTCACTGCTTGTTGAATATCCATTCCCCATGCTAGGTGGGCAACCAGAGATTCCGCTACATAACCAATGATGCGACTGCCACCAGGTGAACCAATCGCCATGTAAGGTTTTTTATCATGCAGAATGATCATGGGTGACATAGAGGAGCGAGGACGTTTACCCGGTTCAACTCGGTTAGCCACTGGCTTGCCATCGACTTGCGTACGGAACGAAAAGTCGGTCAGTTCGTTATTCAGGATAAAACCATGCACCATCAAGCGTGAGCCAAACACGTTTTCAACGGAAGTGGTCATAGAAACGACGTTGCCATCGCGGTCGATGATGTTGAAGTGGCTGGTACAAGGTAGCTCAATCGATTCATCAGGGCTACGAACTTGGGCTTGCTGCCATTCTGGTTTACCTGGTTCCACTTTGGTTAGCGCTTTACCCGGTTGAATCAGCTCAGCACGTTGCTTGAGATAATCACGATTAAGCAGCCCTTCTTTAGGAACAGGAACATAATCTTCATCAGCGATGTATTGGTCGCGGTCAGCGAAAGCAAGACGGGAAGCATCTGCAATCACTTGCCATGAACGAGCATCATTTGGCCCCCATTTCGGCAAATCGAAATATTGGGTCATCGCCACAATCTGTCCAACAGTCATACCGCCAGAGGTAGGTGGCCCCATGCCGCAGATATCATAGCTTTCGTAACCGGTACAAACCGGTTCACGCTGCTTAACTTGGTAAGTGTCGAAGTCTTTTTGGCTTAATACGCCAGGGTTACCTTTGGCTGTTTGCACATGTTCAACGATATCTTGTGCAATTTTGCCCTGATAGAAAGCATCCGCACCGCCTTTGGCGATGGCTTTTAAGGTTGCTGCGTATTCAGGGTTTTTCAGCAATGTCCCTTCGGTTTTTGGTGACCCATCAGCATTAAAGAAGTAGCGACGGGTATCTGGATAACGACTGAGTTTCTCTTGGTCGCCAGCAATCAATTGCGCGAGACGAGGACTGATTTTAAAACCGTTTTCTGCCACTTTCGCGATCGGTTCAATCAGTTTTTCCCAAGGAAGTTTGCCATAGCGTTGATGTGTTTCCCACAGTAGTTTCACCACACCTGGGGTTCCTACCGAGCGGCCACCGACAACGGCATCATAAAATTTGAGAGGCTCGCCTTTCTCATCCAGGAACAAACTTGGTTTGGCATCTAAAGGGGCAGTCTCCCGGCCATCAAACGAGGTTAACTTCTGTTTTTTGGCATCCCAATACACCATAAATGCGCCACCACCAATACCAGAGGATTGAGGCTCAACTAACCCTAGCATCAGTTGCATTGACACCATGGCATCAATGGCATTGCCCCCTTCTCGCATAATTTGTGCGCCCACTTCTGAAGCGTGAGGGTTAGCGGCGTTCACCATCCAGTGCTTTGATGTCACCAGTGATTTGTGTTCAGTACCAGTACTTTGCTCAGGCGCAAAAGCATCGGTCGCTTGACCAACAGCGTACGCTGTTGAGGTGATGGCTAGTCCGGATAGAGCAAGCCATTTCATCATCCACTGCATGTGTATCTCCTTGTTTTGATAAGACTTGGAAGATTGACAGCGGATGAGAAAAAGGTCTAGAGCCAAAATGATAAATAATCGTTCTGGTTCATATTCTTTGGCTATATCAGATAATCGACATATACAGAATGATCGCGCCTACCGAGGTAAAGAGTAGTCCGCACAGCCCATCAATGTACTTCGCCACTTTGTGCAATTTTTGTTGTAATTTGGCGGTGGAAAGTAGCCAAGCTAACAGACCAAACCACCCAAGTGACAGGCTCCAAAGAATGACTAAAGCGGCGCCTTTGCTGGGTAATGACATATCGCTAGGAATCAAACTGGAGAGCAAGCTGATAAAAAACACTAATGCTTTGGGATTGAGTAAATTGGTCATGTAGCCACGAGTAAAGGCGATACGACGACTTGATACGCCACTTTGGGTTGAAATCGCTGTTTGTGCCGTTGGCGAATACCAATGACGAACTGTGCCATAGAGCGCGGTAAGTCCAAGATAAAGCAAGTAGCTGCCACCCGCAAAACGCACTAAAGAAAATAAAGTGGGATGCAGATGAACCAAATAACTCACGCCAGTAAGGCTTAAGATCGAGTGGGTTAAAATGCCAAATGACAACCCTAAGGCGATGTAGAATCCGGTTTTTCTTCCGTAACGAGTGGCATTTTGTACCACCAAAGCAAAGTCCGGCCCTGGGCTTAGCAAAGCAATAAAGTGGACAGTAGCAAGAGTCAGTAAAGCGTGTAAGTCATTCATCGAGTTTCTCCTAATGAGCGGACATTGTGTCATTCAGAGAAAAAGGGGGATTGTAAAAAAGTGACTGTTTTACGCGCTAGGGGTGAAGGATGAAAACAGAAAATGTCGGGTTTGATTAACGAACATCAGAAGGGCGAACGCCAAAAGAGTGTTTAAACGCTTTACTAAAATGGGCTTGGTCATAAAAACCGACTTGCAGCGCAACATCGGTGCCAGCGACTTTGGATTTTAATAGTTTCATTGCTTGCTCCAAACGTAACCGTGATAGCCAAGCATAAGGTGTCATGCCTGTGGTTGCTTTGAAGTGGCGTTGAAACTGAGTGGGCGTGAGATGGCAAATATCCGCTAATTGCTTTAGTCGAATCGGTTGATCTAAATGCGCCATAAGATACTCGCGCAGTGAGTCTAACGTCTTTTTGCCTAAACGATGGGGCCTCTTAGGGACAATTTTTCCGTAGCGGTTAACCAAGTCACCAAAGCCCTCTAGTGGTAAACAATCTTGTGCGAGCTGGCAAATGTCACCGCAATGATGACCAAGTAATTGATGAATCGTTACTAATTTTGCAAACAGTTCAGGATCGCGCACAATCGATGATTGAAAACTCACCAAGTTATTTGGGCTGG is a window of Vibrio porteresiae DSM 19223 DNA encoding:
- the ggt gene encoding gamma-glutamyltransferase, encoding MQWMMKWLALSGLAITSTAYAVGQATDAFAPEQSTGTEHKSLVTSKHWMVNAANPHASEVGAQIMREGGNAIDAMVSMQLMLGLVEPQSSGIGGGAFMVYWDAKKQKLTSFDGRETAPLDAKPSLFLDEKGEPLKFYDAVVGGRSVGTPGVVKLLWETHQRYGKLPWEKLIEPIAKVAENGFKISPRLAQLIAGDQEKLSRYPDTRRYFFNADGSPKTEGTLLKNPEYAATLKAIAKGGADAFYQGKIAQDIVEHVQTAKGNPGVLSQKDFDTYQVKQREPVCTGYESYDICGMGPPTSGGMTVGQIVAMTQYFDLPKWGPNDARSWQVIADASRLAFADRDQYIADEDYVPVPKEGLLNRDYLKQRAELIQPGKALTKVEPGKPEWQQAQVRSPDESIELPCTSHFNIIDRDGNVVSMTTSVENVFGSRLMVHGFILNNELTDFSFRTQVDGKPVANRVEPGKRPRSSMSPMIILHDKKPYMAIGSPGGSRIIGYVAESLVAHLAWGMDIQQAVSLPHILNRFGQMEIEKGTSAEKWVPQFEAQGYEVKVQDLNSGLHAIRVTDHGLEGAADPRREGISIGE
- a CDS encoding LysE family translocator; amino-acid sequence: MNDLHALLTLATVHFIALLSPGPDFALVVQNATRYGRKTGFYIALGLSFGILTHSILSLTGVSYLVHLHPTLFSLVRFAGGSYLLYLGLTALYGTVRHWYSPTAQTAISTQSGVSSRRIAFTRGYMTNLLNPKALVFFISLLSSLIPSDMSLPSKGAALVILWSLSLGWFGLLAWLLSTAKLQQKLHKVAKYIDGLCGLLFTSVGAIILYMSII
- a CDS encoding AraC family transcriptional regulator, encoding MDQVNYLSTEDDAISLIEGNYEKFAFSRHYHLDYHFGLITSGQQKFQYRGTTQCAGGGELIIMPPDELHDGYSVLDSGYHVRVFAIHPDWFDTQLDLTSPNNLVSFQSSIVRDPELFAKLVTIHQLLGHHCGDICQLAQDCLPLEGFGDLVNRYGKIVPKRPHRLGKKTLDSLREYLMAHLDQPIRLKQLADICHLTPTQFQRHFKATTGMTPYAWLSRLRLEQAMKLLKSKVAGTDVALQVGFYDQAHFSKAFKHSFGVRPSDVR